AGTTTCCGTTTGACAACAACTGCTGTTGAGCCATCTGATGTAAGCACACAAAATCCCGTTGGCCCGCCGCGACTTGATCCCCCTTTCCGACCGCATTGGCATATTCCCGAACGGTGGAGAGCAGGGCTTCCTCATTGACGGACGCGGGATCGGCGGCCCACACAGGAGCGGAGGCCAAAAGCACAGAACCACACAGGAGGCCTACCAGTTTGAGCGTAGGCCACATCCGGTGAACAGGGGACCCGAGACGATAATCTGCCTCAGGTTTCAGGGTATTTGTCTTAGTTGGTTGACGACGAACAATACTCATGGAACCAAACTCCTCCTCAAACATGCTTGGTTAATGATTTTGTGTAGCAGAGAGGGGAATGTCCCTCATAATCCAGGTTGCTAATCTACCACACCCTCATTCTTATGCACCACGATGGTACCCTGCATCACATGACCTGGTAAATCGCAAAAATAGGGAAACGTACCGGGATGCGATGGGATAAAAACAATGTCGGTTTGGCCTCGGGTGGGAAGCAAAACGCGGCTAAGACCTTCTTTGGAAAACTGTGGAGCACCACTTCCGCTGACATTCAGGTGGATATCGGTAAGTAGGCCGATTGGCAGAAATGCATGCAGTTCCGAATCCAGGTTTTTGAGGACCAGCCGGGTTTTTTGCCCCACGGTGAGTGAAAGGGTGTTGGGGCTGAATTCCCGGGATTTAATATTGATGGTCACGACTTGTTCTTGGGAATCAGTTGCAGGAGCGAGACTGACCGGGGTCGCTCCCCAAACTGTACCCGACTCCGGGAATGCAAACACCGTGAGGCCAAGCATCAGAATGAAAACCTGAAAAAATTT
The window above is part of the Nitrospiraceae bacterium genome. Proteins encoded here:
- a CDS encoding cupredoxin domain-containing protein, whose translation is MMFPLALLFKFFQVFILMLGLTVFAFPESGTVWGATPVSLAPATDSQEQVVTINIKSREFSPNTLSLTVGQKTRLVLKNLDSELHAFLPIGLLTDIHLNVSGSGAPQFSKEGLSRVLLPTRGQTDIVFIPSHPGTFPYFCDLPGHVMQGTIVVHKNEGVVD